One region of Flavobacterium sp. GSB-24 genomic DNA includes:
- a CDS encoding TetR/AcrR family transcriptional regulator — protein MTKGEETKQFIIEKAAPIFNTKGIAATSMSDIMEATKLSKGSMYVHFENKDVLACAAVDHNMKILSTKLQAQLSQGKSAKEQLFAYIDFFSNPLNPPVSGGCPLLNFGTEADDTNPIVKEKVNTGIKRGQQLLSAIIEKGIADGEFNPKWKGSEFATVLFAMLEGGHLMSRMSGNNDNMKTIEETLKKIISENSI, from the coding sequence ATGACAAAAGGCGAAGAAACCAAACAATTTATTATAGAAAAAGCCGCTCCTATTTTCAATACAAAAGGAATTGCTGCTACTTCTATGAGCGATATCATGGAGGCTACGAAATTGTCTAAAGGAAGTATGTATGTTCATTTTGAAAATAAAGATGTTTTGGCTTGCGCCGCCGTAGATCACAATATGAAAATATTAAGCACTAAACTTCAGGCGCAATTAAGTCAGGGGAAAAGTGCCAAAGAACAGCTTTTTGCTTATATCGATTTTTTCAGCAATCCACTTAATCCACCTGTTAGCGGCGGCTGTCCGTTATTAAATTTTGGAACGGAAGCTGACGATACTAATCCGATTGTAAAAGAAAAAGTGAACACAGGCATTAAACGAGGACAACAGCTTTTATCTGCTATTATAGAAAAAGGAATTGCTGATGGAGAATTTAATCCGAAATGGAAAGGATCAGAATTTGCCACTGTGCTTTTTGCCATGCTTGAAGGCGGACATTTAATGTCGCGCATGTCTGGCAATAATGATAACATGAAAACAATAGAAGAAACACTTAAAAAAATTATATCTGAAAACTCGATATAA
- a CDS encoding DUF6443 domain-containing protein, whose translation MKKYILVLILLFFAKVNVKAQTFSDDNFIYTIAPKKAVQSANLNTLTKEEMTQNLTYFDGLGRPIQTQIIGQGGQGQDLITPIEYDGLGRQIKEYLPYAAANNGTNYSKIDFNTALSSSISFYSGMYNTSNPYSQKELESSPLSRVLKQAAPGASWEMGNGHEIKLEYQSNTADEVKLYQASTSWSAGSGLYDISFSDDGYYAENQLYKNVTYDENTTASPAEGSGSTVEFKNKEGQVVLKRTYDAGDKHDTYYVYDIYGNLTYVIPPMAEGTITADVLNGLCYQYKYDDKNRLVEKKLPGKQWEFIVYDKLDRPVATGPALSPFKDDTAAGWIITKYDAFSRPVYTGWSNQTSNAATRKSLQDAQNAAAVLFETKQTSGNIDGIEAYYSNVIAPTNFKLLTVNYYDNYEFPNAQPVPSTVEGQAVLANIKGLASGSWTRAVTAASSTAGETSTIFYDDKARPVKNYLQNYLGGYTSSESKIDFAGKTLYSITKHKRTSGNTEITVREEFTYSPQDRLLIHTHQINGGAVQLLADNTYDALGQLESKKVGNNTGDPLQKVDFKYNIRGWLTAINQTSNLQQDTDPVDLFAFKINYDTVQTSAAGVNALYNGNISETFWKTASDITERAYGYKYDNLNRLKNAVYEKNGVTTSAYDENLTYDKNGNIKKLSRKGDYDPQVGNIDIDDLVYTYTANTNQLTKVEDNSNNVSGFNDANKADDDYSYDDNGNMITDKNKNITAISYNHLNLPKKITFGTTGSIEYFYTAAGQKIEKIVTEGTVTTATNYLGGYQYKDNVLEFFPTAEGYVKNTDGALSYVFQYKDHLGNVRLSYAKNPTTQVLEIIEENNYYPFGLKHKGYNDYTANSNKYKYNGKELQNELGLNMYAMDLRLYDPAIARWTVIDPVVHFDESPYNAFSNNPVFWEDPSGASPVYNNVTGQYVINGAVATFEDALAYVNSGGNAKGDNNNTASKGGFDEELDSNFSQDGYNIYLFRATMGEGMKTIASVIDLINGESSLESTLEDGERLTKIILFKKEINMEYKDGKGNKISKNKYDEFVSKGKSTTITKTTIIKRYQGQIPTIAKQSVIDAKNIKLSLTKTTTVDNHGKTTTSKSNSTTSLSTLSSNIQLIFQSAADYNSNQYETQSGSFIENFKETTKKVRE comes from the coding sequence ATGAAAAAATATATACTAGTACTAATTTTACTGTTTTTTGCTAAAGTAAATGTAAAAGCTCAGACCTTCAGCGATGATAACTTTATTTATACGATAGCACCCAAAAAAGCAGTCCAGTCGGCAAATTTAAACACGCTGACAAAAGAAGAAATGACTCAGAATCTGACCTATTTTGATGGGCTTGGCCGCCCCATTCAAACTCAGATTATAGGACAGGGCGGACAGGGGCAAGATCTTATTACGCCAATTGAATATGATGGACTTGGCAGACAAATAAAAGAATATCTTCCTTATGCAGCAGCAAATAACGGAACTAACTATTCTAAAATTGATTTTAATACCGCTCTAAGCTCATCAATTTCATTTTACAGCGGAATGTATAATACATCAAATCCCTATTCACAAAAAGAATTAGAATCCTCTCCCTTAAGCAGAGTTCTAAAGCAGGCAGCTCCAGGAGCTTCGTGGGAAATGGGAAATGGACATGAAATAAAATTAGAGTACCAGAGCAATACTGCAGATGAGGTAAAGTTGTATCAGGCATCAACATCCTGGAGCGCTGGTTCTGGTTTGTACGATATTTCATTTTCAGATGACGGATATTATGCAGAAAACCAGTTGTATAAAAATGTAACTTATGATGAAAATACAACTGCAAGCCCTGCAGAAGGTTCTGGATCTACGGTTGAATTTAAGAATAAAGAAGGCCAGGTTGTTTTAAAAAGAACCTATGATGCAGGCGATAAACACGATACCTATTATGTTTATGATATTTACGGAAACCTGACTTATGTAATTCCTCCAATGGCCGAAGGGACTATTACTGCAGATGTTTTAAACGGTTTATGCTACCAATACAAGTATGATGATAAAAATCGTCTGGTAGAGAAAAAACTGCCTGGAAAACAATGGGAATTTATTGTTTACGATAAATTAGACAGACCGGTTGCAACAGGACCAGCATTATCTCCTTTTAAAGATGACACGGCTGCAGGCTGGATTATCACTAAATATGATGCTTTCAGCAGACCGGTTTATACAGGCTGGAGTAACCAGACATCAAATGCTGCTACTCGTAAATCTTTGCAGGATGCCCAGAATGCTGCTGCAGTTTTATTTGAAACTAAGCAGACATCTGGAAACATTGACGGAATCGAAGCATACTACAGTAATGTAATAGCACCGACAAATTTTAAACTGCTCACAGTTAATTATTATGATAATTACGAATTTCCTAACGCACAGCCAGTTCCAAGCACGGTCGAGGGACAAGCGGTTTTAGCAAATATTAAAGGTCTGGCTTCGGGCAGCTGGACAAGAGCAGTAACTGCAGCATCTTCTACAGCCGGTGAAACGAGTACGATATTTTATGATGACAAAGCCAGACCTGTAAAAAACTATCTTCAGAATTATTTAGGAGGTTACACTTCAAGTGAGAGTAAAATTGATTTCGCAGGCAAAACGCTGTATTCCATTACAAAACACAAGAGAACTTCTGGAAATACAGAAATAACAGTACGAGAAGAATTTACGTATTCGCCTCAAGATCGTCTGCTGATCCATACACACCAAATAAATGGCGGTGCAGTACAACTGCTTGCAGATAATACCTATGATGCGCTGGGGCAGCTGGAAAGTAAAAAGGTTGGAAACAATACAGGAGACCCGCTTCAAAAAGTAGACTTTAAGTATAATATAAGAGGCTGGCTTACCGCAATAAACCAAACCAGCAACTTACAGCAGGATACTGATCCAGTTGACTTATTTGCTTTTAAAATTAATTACGACACTGTTCAGACTAGCGCAGCAGGTGTAAACGCATTGTATAATGGTAATATTTCTGAAACATTCTGGAAAACAGCTTCGGATATAACAGAAAGGGCTTACGGGTATAAATATGATAACCTAAACCGCCTTAAAAATGCAGTTTACGAGAAAAATGGCGTCACGACAAGTGCTTATGATGAAAATCTGACTTACGATAAAAATGGTAATATTAAAAAATTGAGCCGTAAAGGAGATTATGATCCTCAAGTAGGGAATATTGATATTGATGATTTAGTCTATACATATACTGCAAACACTAACCAGCTTACCAAAGTAGAGGATAATTCTAACAACGTGAGCGGATTTAATGATGCAAATAAAGCAGACGATGATTACAGCTATGATGATAATGGTAATATGATTACCGACAAAAACAAAAACATTACAGCCATAAGCTACAATCATTTAAATTTACCAAAGAAAATAACATTTGGAACAACTGGAAGTATTGAGTATTTTTACACTGCAGCAGGGCAGAAAATCGAGAAAATTGTTACCGAAGGTACCGTAACCACTGCAACCAATTATTTAGGAGGCTACCAGTACAAAGACAATGTTTTAGAGTTTTTCCCGACAGCAGAAGGTTATGTGAAGAATACAGACGGTGCACTTTCGTATGTTTTTCAATACAAAGATCATTTAGGAAATGTTCGCTTGAGTTATGCTAAGAACCCAACAACACAAGTTCTTGAAATTATTGAAGAGAATAATTATTATCCTTTTGGATTAAAGCATAAAGGATATAATGATTATACGGCGAATAGTAATAAGTATAAGTACAACGGTAAGGAGTTGCAAAACGAGCTGGGACTCAACATGTATGCTATGGATTTGCGTTTGTATGATCCAGCGATAGCTCGATGGACGGTTATTGACCCAGTTGTACATTTTGATGAATCACCATACAACGCATTTAGTAATAACCCAGTATTTTGGGAAGACCCAAGTGGTGCTTCACCGGTATATAATAATGTAACGGGACAATATGTAATAAATGGTGCTGTAGCTACATTTGAAGATGCTTTGGCGTATGTTAATTCTGGAGGAAATGCTAAAGGAGACAATAATAATACAGCAAGTAAAGGTGGTTTTGATGAGGAATTAGACTCTAATTTTTCACAGGATGGTTATAACATTTATTTATTTAGGGCAACTATGGGTGAAGGTATGAAGACCATAGCGTCTGTAATAGATTTAATAAATGGAGAATCAAGTCTTGAGAGCACATTAGAAGATGGTGAAAGGCTAACAAAAATTATTCTTTTCAAAAAAGAAATTAATATGGAATATAAAGATGGAAAAGGTAATAAAATCTCAAAGAATAAGTATGATGAATTTGTTAGTAAGGGAAAATCAACGACAATTACTAAAACTACCATAATAAAAAGATATCAAGGTCAGATACCAACTATAGCAAAACAAAGTGTTATTGATGCAAAAAATATAAAATTAAGTTTAACTAAAACAACCACTGTTGATAATCATGGAAAGACTACTACAAGTAAAAGTAATAGCACAACTTCATTAAGTACACTTTCTTCTAATATTCAATTGATTTTTCAGTCTGCAGCAGATTACAATAGTAACCAATATGAGACGCAAAGTGGTTCATTCATAGAAAATTTTAAAGAAACAACAAAAAAAGTAAGAGAATGA
- a CDS encoding SDR family NAD(P)-dependent oxidoreductase yields the protein MSKTILITGASKGFGRTWTEAFLAKGYNVAATARNLDTLNDLKEKYGNAILPLQLDVNNREESLQVVQKVKQHFGTVDVLINNAGYALTGAIEEASEQEAREQFETNFFGTLWLTQAVLPIMREQKSGHIIQVSSILGLATLPATMGLYSASKFAIEGLSETLASEVKQFGIKVTILEPNGYASNIWHTGINSESLPVYDEIKKAMAAAENIFGKVEATAPIIVKLVENENPPLRLLLGKIALPFVKQSYEQRLENWEKWNNVSVEAHG from the coding sequence ATGTCAAAAACAATTTTAATTACAGGAGCTTCAAAAGGATTTGGAAGAACTTGGACAGAAGCTTTTTTAGCTAAAGGATACAATGTAGCAGCAACTGCTAGAAATCTAGATACTTTAAACGATTTAAAAGAAAAATACGGGAATGCAATTCTGCCGTTACAACTAGATGTAAATAATAGAGAAGAATCTCTTCAAGTAGTACAAAAAGTAAAACAGCATTTTGGAACAGTTGATGTTTTAATAAACAACGCAGGCTACGCACTTACCGGCGCGATTGAAGAAGCTAGTGAACAGGAAGCAAGAGAACAATTTGAAACTAACTTTTTCGGAACTTTGTGGTTAACGCAAGCGGTTCTACCTATTATGAGAGAGCAAAAAAGCGGGCATATTATTCAAGTTTCTTCTATTTTAGGATTGGCAACTTTACCAGCCACAATGGGACTTTACAGCGCTTCAAAATTTGCTATTGAAGGTTTAAGTGAAACTTTAGCTTCGGAAGTAAAACAATTCGGAATCAAAGTAACGATACTAGAACCAAACGGATACGCGTCAAATATCTGGCACACTGGAATTAACAGTGAAAGTTTACCTGTTTATGATGAAATTAAAAAAGCTATGGCAGCTGCAGAAAATATATTCGGAAAAGTTGAAGCAACAGCTCCTATAATTGTAAAACTAGTCGAAAACGAAAATCCTCCTTTACGATTATTACTTGGAAAAATAGCGTTGCCATTTGTAAAACAGAGCTATGAACAAAGATTAGAAAATTGGGAGAAATGGAACAATGTTTCTGTTGAAGCACACGGTTAA
- the pdeM gene encoding ligase-associated DNA damage response endonuclease PdeM, with amino-acid sequence MKIKINNETFILHCNGAVFWEEKNTIIISDVHLGKVTHFRKHGIAIPQNAISENFRKITEVLEYFNPDKIIFLGDLFHSTKNAEWNLFENWVLDNNYETYLITGNHDIIDENHYRKIGVIVVEMLEIDHFFFTHHPTEKENSFNFSGHIHPGILLRGLGLQSLRLPCFFHKPNQMILPAFGEFTGKYFLKPNVEDIVYAIAGNEVIQISKE; translated from the coding sequence ATGAAAATTAAAATCAATAACGAAACATTTATATTGCATTGCAATGGAGCTGTTTTTTGGGAAGAAAAAAATACAATAATTATTTCTGATGTTCATTTAGGAAAAGTGACGCATTTTAGAAAACATGGAATCGCTATTCCGCAAAATGCCATTTCAGAGAATTTCAGAAAGATTACTGAAGTTTTAGAGTATTTTAATCCGGATAAAATTATCTTTTTAGGAGATTTATTCCACAGCACCAAAAACGCAGAATGGAATTTATTCGAAAACTGGGTTTTAGATAACAATTATGAAACGTATTTGATAACAGGAAATCACGATATTATCGATGAAAATCATTATAGAAAAATTGGTGTAATTGTGGTTGAAATGTTAGAAATTGATCACTTCTTTTTTACACATCACCCAACTGAAAAAGAGAATTCTTTTAATTTCTCTGGGCATATTCATCCTGGAATTCTCTTGCGTGGTTTAGGTTTACAAAGTCTTAGACTTCCCTGCTTTTTTCATAAACCAAATCAAATGATTTTACCTGCTTTTGGTGAGTTTACTGGAAAGTATTTTCTGAAACCTAATGTTGAAGATATTGTTTATGCTATTGCTGGAAATGAGGTAATTCAGATTAGTAAAGAATAA
- a CDS encoding winged helix-turn-helix transcriptional regulator, translated as MEETETCPAQRLLKMLSGKWKAEIFRLAVESPLRFNTLLRQIQGSNKQSLSTALKELEEEGLLEKTTIKLKPLHIEYYLTAKGKALIPVFEQLEGLS; from the coding sequence ATGGAAGAAACAGAAACTTGTCCAGCACAAAGACTTTTAAAAATGTTATCTGGAAAATGGAAAGCAGAAATTTTTCGTTTAGCAGTAGAATCACCTCTACGATTTAATACTTTGCTGCGACAAATTCAGGGTTCCAACAAACAATCTTTGTCTACCGCTTTGAAAGAATTGGAAGAAGAAGGACTTTTAGAAAAAACGACAATTAAATTAAAGCCTTTGCATATTGAATATTATCTGACAGCGAAAGGAAAAGCTTTGATCCCAGTTTTTGAACAATTGGAAGGATTATCTTAA
- a CDS encoding mechanosensitive ion channel domain-containing protein, which produces MIFQKRTFYFFALFLFLFCSLQSFSQEQKPVKKESSGRLFNDTTATDSDYLMAIEKAGEVLESAYNDIDFEGDTHHLFGEMKRTESKLNLILASLKGANPNVRNQQMYRIVLQEIQQELEEQNKAINARNLNLEKIKTRVIDLRKDKTLITLLKDTIRRKQFKKEFADLRKRYVGTDSLMTKNQTILNNKKRLTVQRKIAVSSALITVESKLEKSGISIFKKEYPTLWQITDSAANKKVTHNIKNKIIIEENVAAYYLGYKAGGLITLCFFMGLLFWYISRNVKYLKANGYSESLSLLNFKYLNRGVLLPVLVIALNIAVVTNLYAPALFLELMQLLLLGVLTVLFKNQWSKVAMRNWLFLLGLFFALCFLDLFITIGLLQRFAFVAINILGIRYGLVQIKTLKEELYIKGFFKWASIIFIGLNGLSILFNLFGRVSLSNMLSLTAFISLTQIVALSVLLKIILEIILLQIYTTRVKRGIEKMFDFENLSDTLKKPFIIVISYMWLVVIASNLNIWESLRAAFQKILNHPNTIGSITFTLGNIVLFFIIIWVAHLLQKYVAYFFGEIDDENEENVNKRQHSKLLITRLVVLISGYLLAVAASGMPLDKLSILLGALGVGVGLGLQNIVSNFVSGIILIFDKPIQIGDVVEISSESGRVKSMGLRTTKINAPNGAEIIIPNGNLLSQNITNWTYTDNFKLVEVTFEIVGETVPEEINLVVNETLANLPMVNNAKPSQIYYSAISDGKYKLLIKFWCSIYRTEETISLARQELYNSFKNKGLHFSS; this is translated from the coding sequence ATGATTTTTCAAAAAAGAACATTTTATTTTTTCGCTCTGTTTTTATTTCTTTTCTGTTCTCTGCAAAGTTTTTCGCAGGAACAAAAACCTGTCAAAAAAGAAAGTTCCGGCAGATTATTTAACGACACCACAGCAACAGACAGCGATTACCTAATGGCGATCGAAAAAGCAGGAGAAGTATTAGAATCTGCTTACAATGACATTGATTTTGAAGGTGATACTCATCATCTTTTTGGCGAAATGAAACGCACAGAAAGTAAACTAAACCTTATTTTAGCCAGTTTAAAAGGCGCCAATCCTAATGTGCGCAACCAGCAGATGTACCGCATTGTACTTCAGGAAATCCAACAAGAATTAGAAGAACAGAATAAAGCTATAAACGCTCGAAATCTTAATCTTGAAAAAATTAAAACCCGCGTAATTGATCTTCGTAAAGACAAAACTTTAATTACTTTACTTAAAGACACCATTCGCCGCAAGCAGTTCAAGAAAGAATTTGCTGATCTTAGAAAGAGATATGTTGGAACTGATAGTCTTATGACTAAAAATCAAACCATTTTAAACAATAAGAAGCGATTGACTGTACAGCGAAAAATTGCTGTTTCTAGCGCTTTAATTACAGTTGAAAGTAAACTTGAAAAATCTGGAATCAGCATTTTTAAGAAAGAATATCCAACTTTATGGCAGATCACAGATTCGGCTGCCAATAAAAAGGTGACACACAACATTAAAAATAAAATTATAATTGAAGAAAATGTTGCTGCCTATTATCTAGGTTACAAAGCCGGCGGATTGATCACTTTATGTTTTTTCATGGGCCTTTTGTTTTGGTACATTTCCAGAAACGTAAAATATTTAAAAGCAAATGGTTATAGCGAAAGTCTTTCTCTTTTAAATTTCAAATATTTAAATCGTGGTGTGTTACTGCCAGTTTTAGTAATTGCACTAAACATTGCTGTTGTTACCAATTTATATGCACCAGCATTATTTTTAGAATTAATGCAGCTTCTTTTGCTTGGAGTTTTAACTGTACTCTTTAAAAATCAATGGTCTAAAGTTGCTATGCGCAATTGGCTTTTCTTACTCGGATTGTTTTTTGCCCTTTGTTTCTTAGACTTATTTATTACAATAGGGTTATTACAGCGTTTTGCTTTTGTTGCAATTAATATTTTAGGAATTCGATATGGTTTGGTGCAAATTAAAACCCTAAAAGAAGAACTTTACATTAAAGGATTTTTTAAATGGGCAAGCATCATTTTTATCGGATTAAATGGTTTATCAATTCTTTTTAATTTGTTCGGAAGAGTTTCTCTTTCCAATATGTTAAGCCTTACAGCATTTATTTCGCTTACGCAGATTGTCGCTTTAAGCGTTTTATTAAAAATTATTTTAGAGATTATCCTTTTGCAGATTTATACTACGCGAGTAAAAAGAGGCATCGAAAAAATGTTTGATTTCGAAAATTTATCAGATACCTTAAAAAAGCCTTTTATTATCGTAATCAGCTATATGTGGCTTGTGGTAATTGCTTCAAATCTTAATATTTGGGAATCACTTCGTGCTGCTTTTCAAAAAATATTAAATCATCCAAATACTATCGGAAGCATCACATTTACACTTGGTAACATTGTTCTTTTCTTTATTATTATTTGGGTTGCGCATTTATTGCAAAAGTATGTGGCGTATTTCTTTGGTGAAATTGATGATGAAAACGAAGAAAACGTCAACAAAAGACAGCATTCAAAATTATTAATTACCCGATTAGTAGTTTTAATAAGCGGATATCTGCTTGCGGTTGCGGCGTCAGGAATGCCTTTAGACAAATTGAGTATTTTATTAGGAGCTTTAGGTGTCGGTGTCGGACTTGGTCTTCAAAATATCGTCAGCAACTTTGTATCAGGAATCATTTTGATTTTTGATAAACCTATTCAAATTGGTGATGTTGTCGAAATTAGTTCAGAATCTGGCCGTGTAAAATCTATGGGACTTAGAACTACTAAAATTAATGCGCCAAACGGTGCTGAAATCATTATTCCGAATGGTAATTTATTATCTCAAAACATTACCAATTGGACCTATACTGATAATTTCAAACTCGTTGAAGTTACTTTTGAAATCGTTGGTGAAACCGTTCCAGAAGAAATCAATTTAGTTGTAAACGAAACACTTGCTAATCTGCCAATGGTAAATAATGCAAAACCATCTCAGATTTATTACAGCGCTATTTCTGACGGAAAATATAAACTTCTGATCAAATTTTGGTGTAGTATTTACAGAACCGAAGAAACAATAAGTCTGGCGAGACAAGAATTATATAATAGTTTTAAAAACAAAGGTTTACATTTCTCTAGTTAA